Below is a window of Streptomyces qaidamensis DNA.
GCTGCGCGGCTACAACGTCTCCGGCGAGACCAAGCTCGCGGAGAACAAGGGCCTGCCCTTCGCCTCGGTCGCCGACGCCCGTAAGTCGGCGACCGCGCTGCGCGCCCTCGGCGGCGGCAACACCGTCCGCTTCCTGCTCTCCTGGGCCTACGCCGAGCCCGAGCGCGGTCAGGTGGACACGGCCTATCTGGCCGCCGCCACCGACCAGATGAAGGCCTTTCTCGACGCCGGCATCCGCGTCTACCCCGACTTCCACCAGGACCTCTACTCCCGGCACCTGTTCGACGCCGACAGCTGGTACACCGGCGACGGCGCCCCCAAGTGGGCGGTGGAGGCCGGGAACTATCCCGACGAGTCCTGCGGCATCTGCCTCTTCTGGGGGCAGAACATCACCCAGAACGAGGCCGTGAAGCGCGCCACGTACGACTTCTGGCACAACGCGCACGGCGTGCAGGACGCCTTCCTAGCCACCGCCGAGAAGACCATGCGGTACGTGCAACAGCACCTGAGCGCCGACCAGTTCAAAGGCATCGCCGGCTTCGACCCGTACAACGAGCCGCACGCGGGCGTCTACGACTCCGGGCAGACCAGCCGCGCCTGGGAGAAGGACGTGCTCTGGCCGTTCTACGAGAAGTTCCGCACGCGCATGGACGCGGCCGGCTGGCGCGACAAGCCCGCCTTCGTGGAGCCGAACCTCTTCTGGAACGCCAACCTGGACTTCCAGAAGCAGGAGGGCGGCCTGCTCGACGCCGGCAGTCTCGGTCCGCGCTACGTCTTCAACACGCACTTCTACGACCAGAAGGCCATCTCCGGCGTCTTCATGTGGGGCAAGGCCGCCGACGGCCAGTACGCGGGCGACTTCCGCACCGTCCGCGACCGGGCCGCCGCCGCGCGGACGGCCGCCGTGGTCAGCGAGTTCGGGCACCCCTTGGCCGGCAACGTCTCCGACAAGGCGCCGACGGTCCTCAAGGCGATGTACCAGGCCCTCGACTCCCGCCTCAAGGGCGCCGACTGGTGGACCGACCCGGCGGCCTCGGGACCCGTGCTCTCCGGCTCCCAGTGGCAGTGGGACATCTACAACGGCCGCCACCGCGAGCCGATGAACGGCAACCCCGACAAGGTACTCACCGCCGGCGACGCCTGGAACGAAGAGGACCTCTCCGCCGTACGCCTCGACGACGCGGGCAAACCGGTGCTGCGCCAGGATGCCCGGCTCCTGGACCGCCTCTACCCGAGCGCCACGGCCGGTGAGACCGTCGGCTTCACCTACGAGGACCGCTCCCGGGACGGCTCCACGACCCTGACCTGGAACCCGGTGCCCGGCTCCCTTCCGAACGTGCAGCGGCTGGTGGGGTCAGGGCAGTACGGGCTGCTGCTGTGGCGCTCCGACGGCGGCCCGGCACCCACCGAACTGCACCTCCCGGCGAGCTTCCCGGCCGCGTCCACCACGGTCGTCTCCGACCTGGCCACGGTCCATGGCCCGCCGGCGTACACCGCATCGACCCCGGTCGGCGTGGCCCAGGAGCCCGGCGGCACGGGAAGCCGCCGCCTGCTGCTCACGGCGCCGAACTCGGGCGTCCTGCACTACGCGCTGGTGACCAACGGGGCGACGGCTCCCTCGGCGGACCTGCTCGCCGCGGCCCGTTCCGAACTGGCGGCGTGGGCGGCGAAGGAGGTCAGCTAGCCGACGGGCTCGTCCAGCCGGCCGCCACGTGGCCGAGCCGGACGCGCTGCGGGTGGTCACCGACCGGCACGGACACGACCTTCTTCCCGGTGGCGAAGTCGATGGCCGTGACCTGGTCGGTGCCGCTCTCGGAGACCACGCAGGACTTGCCGTCACCGCTGACCGTGGCCCAGTAGGGCTTGGAGGCGGTGACGAGCGGTCCCTGCTGGAGCGTGGCGCGGTCGACGACGGTGGCGTAGTCGTCCATCGTGCCCGCGACGCACAGCTTGCTTCCGTCCGGGCTCATCGAGATGCCGTGATGGCGCGAGTCGTTGACGAAGCTCGTGCGGTCGTCGCTGGTCGCCGGGTTCTTCGGCAGGGTCTTGGTGCGGGTGATCTTGTCGGTGGCGATGTCGTACTCGAAGAAGCCGTTGAAGAAGGAGACCTGGAAGTACAGCTTCGACTCGTCCGGCGAGAAGACGGCAGGGCGGACGGCGTCGGAGTGGTCCTTCAGGCCGAGCGCGTCCAGCTGCGGACGCATGTCGATGACCTTGACCTGCTTGTACGTCGTGGCGTCGACGACCGTGATGCGCCGGTCGCCCTTCGTCCAGTCCAGCCACGGGGCGTCGGTCTGCGTGTTCACGTCGCCGATCGCCATGTTGTAGATGTACTTGCCGTCCTGGGTGAAGATGTTTTCGTGCGGCTTGTCGCCGGTGCCGAACTTGCCCAGTTCCTTGCCGGAGACGATGTCCAGGACATGCACGGTGTTGGAGGTCGAAGCCGAGACGGCGACCCGCTTGCCGTCAGGGGAGACCGCCATGTGGTCGGAGCGGTAACCGGACACGGGGAAGCGCCAGTTGAGTCGTCCGGAGGCGAGGTCGATCGACACGACGTCGGCGAAGCTCGGCCGGGAGACGACCACCGACGTCCCGTCCGGCGTCGAGTACATGTCGTCGACGAACTGGTCGTGGCCCTCGCCGACGCTGTTGCGGATCGCCATGAAGTAGATCCACTTGATCGGATCGGCGTTGATCGCCGCCATCCGCTCGTCCTTGTCGGGGATGACATTGATCCGGCCGATCTTCGCGAAGTCACCGGTGGACCGGATGACATCGGCGGTGCCGTCCCAGTTGTTGCCCACGAACAGCACCTCGCGCAGCGCGGCGGAGGAGCCCGGGGCTGCCGCGGTGGCGGCGGTCGCGGGAACGGTGACGGTCAGGGCGAGGGCTGCGGCTACGGAGCACAGGTGCCGGCGTCGGAAGACGGGCATGACTGCTCCCCTCTCTGCTGGGGGGTCTCTGCTGCGGGGTGAGCATTGTGAGTGGGGCATGCCAAAGCGGGGCGCGAGATCTGAACACAAGTGCTTTCAGAGTCAACTTACTGCAAAGTAAGGAAGGGGCGGCCTTCTCCACAAGACCGCGTGCACGACAAAATCGGTGTTCGAACGACGAAGGGAGTGCCGGTGGCGGGCAGACTCAGAGCGCCGACCGGCCGCTACGGCGGCAAGACCGCGGAGGAACGGCAGGCCGAACGGCGCCGGCGGTTCCTCGACGCCGCGCTCCAACTGTTCGGCGACGCCCCTGGCTTCCGCTCCACCACGGTCGCGGCCCTCAGCGAGACGGCCGGGCTCTCCACCCGCCAGTTCTACGAGGAGTTCCGCACCCTTGAGGACGTACTCGCCGCGCTGCACCTCCAGGTCAACGGCTGGGCCGAGGCGGCCGTGCTGGAGGCGGCAGCGGGCGCCGCGGACCTGCCGCTCGTCGAGCGCGTCACCGCCATCTTCCGCGCCTACGCCGGGAACGTCGCCGCCGATCCGCGGCGGATCCGCATCACCTTCGTGGAGATCATCGGCGTCAGCCCGCGGCTGGAGGAGCAACGGCTCGCCCGCCGGGCCGGCTGGGTCGACCTCATCTGCGCCGAGGCCGAAGCGGCCGCCGCACGCGGAGAGGCCGCACCCCGCCACTACCGCCTCGCCGCGACGGGCTTCATCGGCAGCGTCAACGGCCTGCTGCACGACTGGAGCGCCGGCTGGGTCGACGCGACGCTCGACGAGGTCGTCGACGAACTGGTCCGGCAGTTGCTGGGGATCTTGTGGCCGCCGGGGTGGAAACCGGAAGGGTGAGGGCGGGTGCCGCCGCTGCCATCGCGGGGCGTGGGGAAGTATGACGCGGGGCGGGGGGCGCTGCGCGTGGGACGCCGGGTTCGGGGTGTCGAGCGCGGGCGCCGGACGCCGGACGCCGGACGCCTGACGCCGGGCGCGGGGCGCGGGGTGCTGCGCGTGGGACGCCGGATTCGAGGTGCCGAGCGCGGGCGCCGGGCGCCTGACGCCGGACGCGGGCGCGGGGTGCTGCGCGGAGGATGCCGGATTCGGGGGGCTGAGGGCGGACACCGGGCGCCTGACGCCTGACGCCTGACGCCTGACACCGGGCGCCGGACACGGACGCGGGGCGCGGGGTGCTGCGCGTGGGACGCCGGATTCGAGGTGCCGAGCGCGGGCGCCTGACGCCGGGCGCCGGACGCGGGCGCGGGGTGCTGCGTGTGGGATGCCGGATTCGGGGGCTGAGGGCGGGCACGGGGCGCCTGATGCCTGATGCCTGATGCCTGACACCTGACGCCTGACGCGGAGCGCGGAGCGCGGGGCGTCGCACGCTGGGTGGGGACGCCGGGCGCCTGGCTCGGGGCGCTGCATGCGGGGCATCCGAACCCGGGCGGCCGAGCGCTGGTCCCGCACCCGGGTTGCCGCGCGCCGCTTGCCGCACACGCACGCCACCCGGGACCTGGCCGGTCCCGGCTGTGCCCGGCGCCTGCCGGGTGGGACTGGCGCCGGCGCGCCCGCAGCCGCTCAATGCCACCGCCTGCGCGAGACACCGATGAGCCCCCAAGCCCCGAGACATGCCCCGCTAAGCCGACGCCAGCACCACGAGGTCCACCGCCGCCAGCAGCGCCACCCCCAGCAGCAGTCCGGCCAGCAGTCGAGCGCGGAGCCCGCGGTACAGCGCCTCGTACTCGCCCCGCAGTTCCTCCCCGCGCCGGGCCGTGCGCTGCCACGAGGCCCGGGCGAGGGCGAGATGCTCCACCGCGAACTGCCGCTCCACCTCCGCCCGTTGCGGCTCCGTCAGCCAGTCGAGCCCGGCGGCGAAGCGGGCGGCGGCCGTACGGGCCTCCTCGTGCGCGGCGGCCGCCAGCAGGTGGCCCTCGACGTCGTTGTGGAACGCCCGCAGGTCCACCGGAAGCCCTTCCATGGCCGTCATCGGAGCGTCAGCTCCCGCTCCGCCGCCGCGATGGCATCGTGGTGCAGGTCGAACGCCGGGGACTCGCTGCGGATCTTCGGCAGGGCGACGAAGTTGTGCCGCGGCGGCGGGCAGGAGGTCGCCCACTCCAGTGAGCGGCCGTAACCCCACGGGTCGTCGGCCGCGACCGGCTTGCCGTACTTGGCCGTCTTCCAGACGTTGTAGAAGAACGGCAGCATCGACATGCCGAGCAGGAACGAGAAGACGCTCGACACCGTGTTGAGCGTGGTCAGGCCCTCCACTGCCAGATAGTCGGGGATCCGCCGCTGCATGCCCTCCGCACCGAGCCAGTGCTGGACCAGGAACGTGCCGTGGAAGCCGATGAACAGCGTCCAGAAGGTGATCTTGCCGAGGCGCTCGTCCAGCATCTTGCCGGTGAACTTGGGCCACCAGAAGTGGAAGCCGGAGAACATCGCGAACACGACCGTCCCGAAGATCACGTAGTGGAAGTGGGCCACCACGAAGTACGAGTCGGAGACGTGGAAGTCGAGGGGCGGTGAGGCCAGCAGTACACCGGTGAGCCCGCCGAAGACGAAGGTGATCAGGAAGCCCGTCGCCCACAACATCGGTGTCTCGAAGGACAGCGAGCCCTTCCACATGGTGCCGATCCAGTTGAAGAACTTCACACCGGTGGGGACGGCGATGAGGAACGTCATGAAGGAGAAGAACGGCAGCAGCACACCGCCGGTGACGTACATGTGGTGGGCCCACACCGTCACGGACAGACCCGCGATGGCGATCGTCGCGCCGATCAGACCGGTGTAACCGAACATCGGCTTACGGGAGAAGACCGGGATGACCTCGGAGATGATGCCGAAGAACGGCAACGCGATGATGTACACCTCTGGATGGCCGAAGAACCAGAAGAGGTGTTGCCACAGCAAGGCGCCGCCGTTGGCGGAGTCGAAGATGTGGGCGCCGAACTTGCGGTCCGCCTCCAGGGCGAACAGGGCCGCGGCCAGGACCGGGAAGGCGAGCAGGACCAGGACACCGGTCAGCAGCACGTTCCAGGTGAAGATCGGCATGCGGAACATCGTCATGCCCGGGGCGCGCATGCAGATGATCGTGGTGATGAAGTTGACCGAGCCGAGGATCGTGCCGAAGCCGGAGAAGGCCAGACCCATGATCCACATGTCGGCGCCGATGCCCGGGGAGCGGACCGCGTCCGAGAGCGGGCTGTAGGCGAACCAGCCGAAGTCGGCCGCGCCCTGCGGGGTGAGGAAGCCGCCCACCGCGATGAGCGAGCCGAACAGGTACAGCCAGTAGGCGAACATGTTCAGCCGCGGGAACGCCACGTCGGGCGCGCCGATCTGCAGCGGCATGATCCAGTTCGCGAAGCCGGCGAACAGCGGCGTCGCGAACATCAGCAGCATGATCGTGCCGTGCATCGTGAACGCCTGGTTGAACTGCTCGTTCGACATGATCTGCAGACCAGGCCGGGCGAGCTCGGCGCGCATGAGCAGCGCCATCACGCCGCCGATGACGAAGAACGCGAACGACGTGGCCAGGTACAGCGTGCCGATCGTCTTGTGGTCCGTGGTCGTCAGCCACTTCAGGTGCCTCATGCCCCGCCTGTGTCCGCGCCCCGCCCGCACGTCACACTTCACCGACGCGACGAGCATCACGAAACCGGGTGTGACGATCGAGAAGATGCCGGACACGTACGGGACATGAGCAACGACGAGATCTTCGCCGCTGCCTACCGCGAGCACTACTGGGCGGTCAGCCGTTATGTCGCGCGTCGACTGGACGGGCGGGCCGGCGAGGTGGAGGAAGTGGTGGCGGAGGTGTTCACGGTCGCCTGGCGGCGCCGGGCCGACCTCCCGGCCGCCGCGCTGCCCTGGCTGTACGGCGTGGCACGCAACTGCCTGGCCAACGCGGTACGCGGCCACGGACGCCGCCGCCGGCTCGTCCACCGGCTCGGCAACGACGACACCGCGCACGGCCGGCACATCGCGGCGGGCCCCGAGGCCGACACGCCCGGCGCCTGGGTGCACGAGGCACTCACCCGGCTCTCCGCCGCCGACCAGGAGGTGCTGCGCCTGACGGCCTGGGAGCAACTCGGCATCGAGGAGGTCGCCGTCGCCCTCGGCTGCGGCAGCCGGGCCGCGTCCATGCGGCTGCACCGGGCCCGGCGCCGCCTCAGAGCCGAGATCGACCGCATGCGTCCCCAGCCCCCGATCGCCGAGCACGCCTGCACGACCGCCCCGAAGGAACACGGCCATGGCTGACGAACTCGAACTGCTGCGCAGCGCCGACCCCGTGCCGCCCGACGGCCCCCACTTCGGCGACGGCCCCCTGGACCACAACGCCGAACGCCGGCTCGAACAACTGCTGCGCGACCAGGGGAACCGGCTCCCCGCACCAGGTCTGCTCGCGGGCCACCCCTGGGGACACCGGGGTCTGCTCCCCGGCCGCCTGCGGGACCGGCTGCTGCCGGGACCCGGCCGGGTACGGCTGGCCTGGGGTCTGGTCGCCACCGCCGTCGTCGCCGCCCTGACCCTCACCCTCGTCCTGAGCGGACCGGGCACCCCGCCCGCGGTCGCCGCGCCGCGCCCGTTGGTGGTCGAGACCGGCTCCACGCCCGTGTCCCTGCACCGCATGGCCGAGCGGGCGTCGGCCGTGGCCGAGGCCGACGGCGCGCCCCGCCTGCGCAAGGGCACGCACGTGCAGTCCTGGAGCCTCGGCATGTCCGACGACAAGCCCCCGATCACCCTGCCCGAAGAGCGCATCGTGCGCTGGCGGGCCGACGACAGCCACACCGAGCTCGTCGTGGCCACGGACCCGAGGCATCCGGGCCGCCCGGTCCTCTCGGACGAGGGCGGCGAACCGCACCTCGTCGACGACGGACACGTCCTCCTCGACCAGACCTACCCGCCGAGCTGGAGCGACGCCCCGCCCAAGTCAGCCCCGCCCCGCGACCCGGCCCGGCTGCGCGCCTACCTGATGGAGGCTCAGTACACCGACACCCCGCTGACCACGCCCGAGCTGCTCGACGCCATGGCGACGCTGCTCGACAACTGGACCCTCGGCGCACGGGAGAGCGCGGCGCTCGCCCGGCTCCTGGCCGGAGCCGAGGGACTGCGGCCGGTCGGCCGGGTGACCGACCGGCTCGGCCGGCGCGGCCAGGCCTACGTGTACGACACCGGCGGTCTCCTCCGCATGCTGATCATGGACCCGGCCACCGGCGCCGTCCTCGGCCTGGAGAGCACCCTCAAGCACCCGGACCCCCAGTACGGCGTCGAAAAGGGCGCCGTCATGTCGTACAGCGCCTGGATGCGCTGATCACCCGCCAGCGACACCGAGCTGCCGGGCGGCGGCCTCCACGGGCGAGTGCGGTGCCGTCCATGAGCCGTGCCTGCGACATGATCCACTCCTGGGCTGGTGAACTGCTTCGCCCAGGCGCACGGCATCGACTTCCGCGAGGCCGCTCCCCGGTGGTGCTCCACCTCAGCGCCGGTCACGGCCCGGCCTCACCCTGACGGAGCCCGGCGCGGCTCCCGCTACTCGTCCCAGGCCTGGACCAGGGTCTGCTCGGCGATCTTGCCGTCGCGCAGCCCGATCATGGACTCGGACAGGACGCGCACCCCGTCCGCGTACTCGCAGCTCTCGCTGTAGGCGGCCTCGTCGCCCTGGATGACGCACCGTTCCAGCTTGTGCGACATGTCGCGGCTGTAGACGTCCTCCAGCATCCGGCCGATCTCGTCCCGGCCGTGCAGGACCTTGGGGTGGCTGGGCTGGGTCGTGCGGTCCACGATGCGCAGCTCCGCATCGTCGGCGTACAGGGAGAGCAGGATGTCCGGATCCCCTTCCACGCCTTGGCGCAGGGTGTCCCGGTCGAAGGCGGGGTCTGCCGCGGTTCCCATGATGACCTCCTTCGAAGGGCCGCGGCCCGGCGGACGCGGGCCGCGAAAGGCCTCTTCTGTCGAGCGTCCTCCCGCCCGGCGCGCTCGGCAAGCGCAACCGGAACACTGGGCCTGACGGGTGAGCGATGCCGCCCGCCCGTGTCCGTCGGGGGCCCGTTCGCGTTGCGACAGGCATGATCTCAACACGACGTATCGTCGCCGCCGTTGGTCTCGCCGCTGGGGTCACCGGCCTCGCCGCGCCGCTGGCGAACGCGGCCGACGCGGAAGCGAAGAGCCCGCTCAGCCCGATGGCCACGCTCGACTCGCTGACCGTGAGCGACATCCCCGCCGCGCACAAGGACGAGATCCCGCGGCCCTCCTCGCAGCTGGCCGGACTCAACCGCCTCAACGACCTCGACCAGCTGAACCAGGTCGTCGGTCTGGTCTCCCCGGTCTTCGGTTTCGTGCCGAACGTCCGCTGACCGCGGCGCACGCCGAGGGCCGCCGGAACCGGGCGGCCCTCACGCATGTCCGGGCTCAGTCCGCGGTGGCGAGGAACTGCGTCGCCGCCAGCTCCGCGTAGAGCGGATCGGCCGTCACGAGTTCCCGGTGCGTGCCGACGGCCCGGACCCGGCCCGCGTCCATCACCACGATCCGGTCGGCCATCGTCACCGTCGACAGCCGGTGCGCCACCACGAGGACCGTGGTCGTGCGCGCCACGTCCGCGAC
It encodes the following:
- a CDS encoding nuclear transport factor 2 family protein; the protein is MGTAADPAFDRDTLRQGVEGDPDILLSLYADDAELRIVDRTTQPSHPKVLHGRDEIGRMLEDVYSRDMSHKLERCVIQGDEAAYSESCEYADGVRVLSESMIGLRDGKIAEQTLVQAWDE
- a CDS encoding cellulase family glycosylhydrolase, producing the protein MPTIRARLLVVLVVLFGSVSVAGVPPATAAPPPGSLWFDDPSVTVRDGRFTDAHGREIVLRGYNVSGETKLAENKGLPFASVADARKSATALRALGGGNTVRFLLSWAYAEPERGQVDTAYLAAATDQMKAFLDAGIRVYPDFHQDLYSRHLFDADSWYTGDGAPKWAVEAGNYPDESCGICLFWGQNITQNEAVKRATYDFWHNAHGVQDAFLATAEKTMRYVQQHLSADQFKGIAGFDPYNEPHAGVYDSGQTSRAWEKDVLWPFYEKFRTRMDAAGWRDKPAFVEPNLFWNANLDFQKQEGGLLDAGSLGPRYVFNTHFYDQKAISGVFMWGKAADGQYAGDFRTVRDRAAAARTAAVVSEFGHPLAGNVSDKAPTVLKAMYQALDSRLKGADWWTDPAASGPVLSGSQWQWDIYNGRHREPMNGNPDKVLTAGDAWNEEDLSAVRLDDAGKPVLRQDARLLDRLYPSATAGETVGFTYEDRSRDGSTTLTWNPVPGSLPNVQRLVGSGQYGLLLWRSDGGPAPTELHLPASFPAASTTVVSDLATVHGPPAYTASTPVGVAQEPGGTGSRRLLLTAPNSGVLHYALVTNGATAPSADLLAAARSELAAWAAKEVS
- a CDS encoding CU044_5270 family protein, translated to MADELELLRSADPVPPDGPHFGDGPLDHNAERRLEQLLRDQGNRLPAPGLLAGHPWGHRGLLPGRLRDRLLPGPGRVRLAWGLVATAVVAALTLTLVLSGPGTPPAVAAPRPLVVETGSTPVSLHRMAERASAVAEADGAPRLRKGTHVQSWSLGMSDDKPPITLPEERIVRWRADDSHTELVVATDPRHPGRPVLSDEGGEPHLVDDGHVLLDQTYPPSWSDAPPKSAPPRDPARLRAYLMEAQYTDTPLTTPELLDAMATLLDNWTLGARESAALARLLAGAEGLRPVGRVTDRLGRRGQAYVYDTGGLLRMLIMDPATGAVLGLESTLKHPDPQYGVEKGAVMSYSAWMR
- the ctaD gene encoding cytochrome c oxidase subunit I codes for the protein MRHLKWLTTTDHKTIGTLYLATSFAFFVIGGVMALLMRAELARPGLQIMSNEQFNQAFTMHGTIMLLMFATPLFAGFANWIMPLQIGAPDVAFPRLNMFAYWLYLFGSLIAVGGFLTPQGAADFGWFAYSPLSDAVRSPGIGADMWIMGLAFSGFGTILGSVNFITTIICMRAPGMTMFRMPIFTWNVLLTGVLVLLAFPVLAAALFALEADRKFGAHIFDSANGGALLWQHLFWFFGHPEVYIIALPFFGIISEVIPVFSRKPMFGYTGLIGATIAIAGLSVTVWAHHMYVTGGVLLPFFSFMTFLIAVPTGVKFFNWIGTMWKGSLSFETPMLWATGFLITFVFGGLTGVLLASPPLDFHVSDSYFVVAHFHYVIFGTVVFAMFSGFHFWWPKFTGKMLDERLGKITFWTLFIGFHGTFLVQHWLGAEGMQRRIPDYLAVEGLTTLNTVSSVFSFLLGMSMLPFFYNVWKTAKYGKPVAADDPWGYGRSLEWATSCPPPRHNFVALPKIRSESPAFDLHHDAIAAAERELTLR
- a CDS encoding TetR/AcrR family transcriptional regulator, with translation MAGRLRAPTGRYGGKTAEERQAERRRRFLDAALQLFGDAPGFRSTTVAALSETAGLSTRQFYEEFRTLEDVLAALHLQVNGWAEAAVLEAAAGAADLPLVERVTAIFRAYAGNVAADPRRIRITFVEIIGVSPRLEEQRLARRAGWVDLICAEAEAAAARGEAAPRHYRLAATGFIGSVNGLLHDWSAGWVDATLDEVVDELVRQLLGILWPPGWKPEG
- a CDS encoding YncE family protein translates to MPVFRRRHLCSVAAALALTVTVPATAATAAAPGSSAALREVLFVGNNWDGTADVIRSTGDFAKIGRINVIPDKDERMAAINADPIKWIYFMAIRNSVGEGHDQFVDDMYSTPDGTSVVVSRPSFADVVSIDLASGRLNWRFPVSGYRSDHMAVSPDGKRVAVSASTSNTVHVLDIVSGKELGKFGTGDKPHENIFTQDGKYIYNMAIGDVNTQTDAPWLDWTKGDRRITVVDATTYKQVKVIDMRPQLDALGLKDHSDAVRPAVFSPDESKLYFQVSFFNGFFEYDIATDKITRTKTLPKNPATSDDRTSFVNDSRHHGISMSPDGSKLCVAGTMDDYATVVDRATLQQGPLVTASKPYWATVSGDGKSCVVSESGTDQVTAIDFATGKKVVSVPVGDHPQRVRLGHVAAGWTSPSAS
- a CDS encoding RNA polymerase sigma factor, which encodes MSNDEIFAAAYREHYWAVSRYVARRLDGRAGEVEEVVAEVFTVAWRRRADLPAAALPWLYGVARNCLANAVRGHGRRRRLVHRLGNDDTAHGRHIAAGPEADTPGAWVHEALTRLSAADQEVLRLTAWEQLGIEEVAVALGCGSRAASMRLHRARRRLRAEIDRMRPQPPIAEHACTTAPKEHGHG